From Cupriavidus oxalaticus:
TGTGCCCGAAATTGTCGCGCACAAAGCGCAGGTCGACCTGCTGGTCGGTCATGTGCGAACCAGCGGTGTGGCGCAGCCAGTGCGCCGAGGCGCTGGCCAGCACCGCGGCTTGCGCTTCCCATTCCGGCCCGCGCGCCCGCAGGCGCGCCGCGGCCATGCCAAACACCTCTTTCAGGATCAGGTGCAGCGCGCCGCGTGACAGCGGTTTCTCGCTGTCCGCTTTTCCGATCACCGGCAGCACCAGGGGACGCGTCTCACCGAACTGCGGAGTCGGCGGCAGTGCGTGGGCGCGACGGTAGCGCGCCAGTTCTGCAATCAGCTCGTCGGTCGCCGGCACCAGCCGGGTCTTGCTGCCTTTGCCGGTCACCTCCAGCCACCAGCGCTCAGTGCCCTGGGCATCGCGCCGGCAGAAGAACGCGCCCATCGTGGTCGCTGTCAGCTCCGACGCCCGCAAGCCGCCCAGATAGAGCACGCTCAGCACCCAGCGGCAGCGTGCCGCATGCAGCCGTTCCCGCACGGTCTCGGTCGGCATCGCTTCGACCGTCTCCTTGACGATCGCCCACAGGTCGTGGCTCAGATAACGGGTGATGCGCGCCTTGCTGGGAGCGCGCCGACGGCGGGCGAGGGCGAGCGGATTGCCGGCCAGGTAGCCGGCCTCGGTCAGCCAGGCGAACAGCGCGTTCAGGATCACCATGGCCTGGCGCACGCTGCCGGGCGACAGCGGCCCGGCAAACGGGCGCCAGTCCGGATGGCTGCGCGCGAGCTTCTTGTTGCCGGCCAGCACCCAGCGCGCGGCCGGTTGCGGATCGGCGAGGAAGCGCTCATAGGCTAGCAGGTCTTCGTGCGTCAGCGAGGACAAAGGTTTGCCCAACTGGAGCACGGCCCACAGGATCAGCCTCTCCACCTCGCGGCGGTAGGTGGCGATGGTCGCCGCACTGTCGGCATAGCGGGCCAGCCAGGCGGTCACGGCGGCCAGGTCATCGGCCGCGGCAATACGAGCGCCGGTGGCGGGCGCGCGATTAGTACCGGCGGCGCCGGACAGCGGCGATGACAGTTTCAACCGCTCCAGCGGTGTGGGAAGTGAGTCGGTAAGACTCCCAAGCGGTTTGAGGGGCAGTAGGTCCATGCGCGAGTCGAAAGAATCACACTTCACGTCAACATTATAAACATAAGCGCAGTTATGTCTAAAGTAATTCGATGATATCAAGTTTTGATACGTATTACGTAGTAATATTTGACGAGGAACGCACCGCGCGCCAGCAGAACGAGCGCACGGCCGGAGCGTTGCGCGGG
This genomic window contains:
- a CDS encoding tyrosine-type recombinase/integrase, with the translated sequence MDLLPLKPLGSLTDSLPTPLERLKLSSPLSGAAGTNRAPATGARIAAADDLAAVTAWLARYADSAATIATYRREVERLILWAVLQLGKPLSSLTHEDLLAYERFLADPQPAARWVLAGNKKLARSHPDWRPFAGPLSPGSVRQAMVILNALFAWLTEAGYLAGNPLALARRRRAPSKARITRYLSHDLWAIVKETVEAMPTETVRERLHAARCRWVLSVLYLGGLRASELTATTMGAFFCRRDAQGTERWWLEVTGKGSKTRLVPATDELIAELARYRRAHALPPTPQFGETRPLVLPVIGKADSEKPLSRGALHLILKEVFGMAAARLRARGPEWEAQAAVLASASAHWLRHTAGSHMTDQQVDLRFVRDNFGHSSLSTTSGYLHSEEDARHEATQARHRIGWDAEK